A region from the Triticum aestivum cultivar Chinese Spring chromosome 3D, IWGSC CS RefSeq v2.1, whole genome shotgun sequence genome encodes:
- the LOC123079889 gene encoding DNA polymerase alpha catalytic subunit — translation MDDAPADAAGSGRRTRTRGTEAVARSAALERLRAIRGGGARSAAAVQVRMEDPIYDTVAEEDYAALVARRREDAGAFIIDDDGLGYVDDGREEDWTHRALPSSSDEGSGGEDGAPRKRKQPRPPQAKRPPQQSAAAASLSAAAAMMGKQRLSSMFTSSVFKKPGSDRTKGSSLAADSIVDDVIAEFAPDENDREERRRRVGRVSAPTPTPAPVAQIKAIQAAVHAEMEVRSDNGFEPDVVSDHGNDMEVELQPEVELKPDVEMQPKLEAAPGSSTELVDENKSSEELKQEANGELKIEKVHRLNAKIKAEGTRNGDMLSATAGWMKICGEGENAGGEGEVSVNGNTDVDESSEFELKDGALPFYVLDAYEEPFDINSGTVYLFGKVVIGKRFHSCCVVVKNMQRCIYAIPSSSVFPRDTISRIEKNSTSSDASLSLRATLHELSSGLKSEVAEKLSDLNVSNFVMTPVKRNYAFERTDVPIGEQYVLKINYPYKDPAVPADLRGDHFHALLGTNNSALELFLIKRKIKGPSWLSISKFVACPSTQRVSWCKFEVTVDSPKDISVLMTSNTLEVPPVVVAAVNLKTIINEKHNVHEIVSASVICCHQVKIDTPMRSEDWQKRGTISHFTVMRKLEGSIFPIGLTKEASDRNQKAGSNVLALESSERALLNRLMIELSKLDCDVLVGHNISGFDLDVLLHRAQTCKVPSSMWSKIGRLRRSVMPRLTKGNTLYGSGASPGIMSCIAGRLLCDTYLCSRDLLREVSYSLTQLAETQLKKDRREVSPHDIPPMFQSAGTLLKLVEYGETDAWLSLELMFHLSVLPLTRQLTNISGNLWGKTLQGARAQRVEYLLLHSFHAKKFIIPDKFAARNKELNSAKRKLNADTEGGNAADGAADPSIDDEVHHGDQGKARKGPSYAGGLVLEPKKGLYDKYILLLDFNSLYPSIIQEFNICFTTVERSSDGNLPNLPTSKASGVLPELLKSLVERRRMVKSWLKTASGLKRQQFDIQQQALKLTANSMYGCLGFSNSRFFAKPLAELITLQGREILQNTVDLVQNNLNLEVIYGDTDSIMIYTGLDDISKAKAIAGKVIQEVNKKYRCLEIDLDGVYKRMLLLKKKKYAAIKVALDGSLRENIERKGLDMVRRDWSMLSKEIGDFCLNQILSGGTCDDVIESIHNSLVQVQAQMKSGQIELEKYIITKSLTKAPEDYPDAKNQPHVQVALRLKQNGFSGCSAGDTVPYIICSQQDSDNTHSGGIAQRARHPDELKRDPNKWMIDIEYYLSQQIHPVVSRLCASIEGTSPARLAECLGLDSSKFQSRSIGSSNEDTSTMLLSVIDDEDERYRGCEPLRLSCPSCTNTFECPAVSSLIASLSDPNEGKDATVNFWRRMRCPRCPDDTDECRVSPAVLANQIKRQADNFINRYYKGLLMCDDEGCKYSTHIVNLRVMGDSERGTICPNYPQCNGRLVRQYTEADLYRQLSYFCYVLDATRCLDKLDQKMRLPFEKEFAVLNQTISSAFLEIQRIRDRCAFGWVQLTDLAVSI, via the exons ATGGACGACGCGCCCGCCGACGCCGCCGGATCCGGCCGCCGCACGCGCACCCGGGGCACCGAGGCGGTGGCGCGCTCCGCGGCGCTGGAGCGCCTCCGCGCCatccgcggcggcggcgcccgctccgccgccgccgtccaggtGCGGATGGAGGACCCGATCTACGACACCGTCGCCGAGGAGGACTACGCCGCcctcgtcgcccgccgccgcgAGGACGCCGGCGCCTTCATCATCGACGACGACGGCCTCGGCTACGTCGACGACGGCCGCGAGGAGGACTGGACCCACCGCGCCCTCCCGTCCTCCTCCGACGAGGGATCTGGCGGCGAGGATGGCGCCCCCCGCAAGCGGAAGCAGCCGCGCCCTCCCCAGGCGAAGCGTCCGCCCCAGCAGTCCGCTGCGGCGgcgtccctctccgccgccgccgcgatgATGGGCAAGCAGCGCCTCTCCTCCATGTTCACCTCCTCCGTGTTTAAGAAGCCGGGCAGCGACCGCACCAAGGGCTCGTCGCTGGCCGCGGACAGCATCGTGGACGACGTCATCGCCGAGTTCGCCCCCGACGAGAACGACCGCGAGGAGCGCCGTCGTCGCGTTGGCAGGGTCTCTGCCCCGACACCGACGCCTGCTCCAGTTGCCCAAATTAAGGCAATTCAAGCAGCCGTACATGCTGAAATGGAGGTTAGATCGGATAATGGGTTCGAGCCTGATGTGGTTTCAGACCATGGAAACGATATGGAGGTGGAATTACAGCCAGAGGTGGAATTGAAGCCTGATGTGGAAATGCAACCCAAATTAGAAGCAGCTCCAGGTTCTAGTACTGAATTGGTTGATGAGAATAAGAGCTCGGAGGAACTGAAGCAGGAGGCTAATGGGGAGCTGAAGATAGAGAAGGTGCACCGTTTAAATGCTAAAATTAAGGCAGAGGGCACCAGGAATGGGGATATGTTGAGTGCAACAGCAGGTTGGATGAAGATATGTGGGGAGGGGGAGAAtgcgggaggcgagggagaggtgtcTGTTAATGGTAACACTGATGTGGATGAAAGCTCGGAGTTTGAGCTGAAGGATGGAGCACTGCCGTTCTATGTGCTGGATGCATATGAGGAGCCCTTCGATATTAATTCAGGCACAGTCTATTTGTTTGGAAAG GTCGTAATAGGCAAGCGGTTCCATAGTTGTTGTGTTGTTGTAAAAAATATGCAAAGGTGCATATATGCAATCCCAAGCAGTTCGGTATTCCCAAGGGACACAATATCAAGGATAGAGAAGAACTCCACAAGTTCTGATGCTTCGCTATCACTTCGAGCAACTTTACAT GAGTTGTCATCTGGACTAAAGAGTGAAGTAGCTGAGAAGTTGTCTGACCTCAATGTTTCAAATTTTGTGATGACTCCAGTCAAG AGGAACTATGCATTTGAGAGGACTGATGTACCAATCGGTGAGCAGTATGTCCTGAAAATCAATTACCCATACAAG GATCCTGCGGTACCAGCCGACCTCAGAGGTGACCATTTCCATGCGTTACTTGGGACAAACAATAG TGCACTTGAACTGTTTCTCATCAAAAGGAAGATCAAGGGTCCTTCATGGCTATCGATTTCTAAATTTGTGGCATGTCCATCTACTCAGCGG GTCAGCTGGTGTAAATTTGAAGTTACAGTCGACTCCCCAAAAGACATTTCTGTTTTGATGACAAGTAACACACTGGAAGTCCCCCCAGTTGTAGTTGCGGCTGTTAATCTTAAAACTATCATAAATGAGAAACACAACGTGCATGAGATTGTGTCAGCATCAGTCATATGTTGTCACCAAGTAAAA ATTGATACTCCAATGCGTTCTGAAGATTGGCAGAAACGGGGAACTATCAGCCATTTTACTGTTATGCGCAAGCTTGAAGGCAGCATATTTCCTATAGGCCTCACCAAAGAAGCTTCTGATAGGAACCAGAAGGCTGGTAGCAACGTGCTGGCACTAGAGAGCAG TGAACGTGCTTTGTTAAATCGCTTGATGATTGAGCTTAGTAAACTTGATTGTGATGTACTTGTGGGGCACAACATTTCGGGATTCGACCTGGATGTCCTTCTGCACCGTGCTCAg ACCTGCAAAGTACCAAGCAGCATGTGGTCCAAAATTGGCCGCCTTAGAAGATCAGTAATGCCCAGGCTTACCAAAGGAAACACACTATATGGTTCTGGGGCAAGTCCAGGAATTATGTCCTGTATTGCTGGCCGTCTCCTCTGTGATACCTACTTATGCTCTCGTGATCTTCTGCGGGAG GTGAGTTATTCTCTGACACAACTTGCAGAGACTCAATTGAAAAAAGACAGAAGAGAGGTTTCGCCACATGATATACCTCCAATGTTCCAATCAGCGGGAACACTTCTAAAGCTG GTTGAGTATGGTGAGACTGATGCATGGCTTTCTTTGGAGCTCATGTTCCACTTGAGTGTTCTCCCGCTTACACGCCAACTGACAAATATTAGTGGTAATCTGTGGGGAAAAACTCTCCAG GGTGCTAGAGCTCAGAGGGTAGAATATCTACTGTTGCATTCATTCCATGCAAAAAAATTCATTATACCAGATAAGTTTGCTGCACGCAATAAGGAGCTGAACTCTGCAAAACGAAAGCTTAATGCTGATACCGAAGGTGGAAATGCTGCTGATGGTGCTGCTGATCCTTCCATTGATGATGAGGTGCATCATGGTGATCAAGGTAAAGCAAGAAAAGGCCCTTCATATGCTGGTGGCTTGGTTTTGGAGCCTAAAAAAGGTCTCTACGACAAGTATATTCTACTTCTGGACTTCAACAGTCTTTATCCTTCAATAATTCAG GAATTCAATATCTGCTTCACCACTGTTGAGCGTTCTTCTGATGGCAATCTCCCTAACCTGCCAACTTCAAAGGCTAGTGGTGTTTTACCTGAG TTGCTGAAGAGCTTGGTGGAGAGGAGAAGAATGGTTAAATCATGGCTCAAAACCGCCTCTGGTCTCAAAAGGCAGCAGTTTGATATTCAACAGCAAGCTTTGAAGCTTACCGCAAACAG TATGTACGGTTGCTTGGGATTTTCTAATTCTAGGTTTTttgcaaagccacttgccgagctTATTACCCTACAA GGTAGAGAGATCTTGCAAAACACTGTTGATCTGGTTCAGAATAATTTAAACTTGGAG GTTATTTATGGTGACACTGACTCCATAATGATATATACTGGACTGGATGACATCTCCAAGGCAAAAGCAATTGCTGGAAAGGTCATTCAGGAG GTGAACAAGAAGTACCGTTGTCTGGAGATCGATCTTGATGGTGTATACAAAAGGATGTTGCTTCTCAAAAAGAAGAAATATGCTGCCATTAAAGTGGCACTAGATGGTAGTTTACGAGAG AACATTGAGCGCAAGGGACTCGATATGGTCAGGCGTGATTGGAGTATGCTGTCAAAAGAAATTGGTGATTTTTGCCTGAATCAAATCTTGTCTGGAGG GACATGTGATGATGTTATTGAGTCAATACATAACTCTCTCGTCCAG GTCCAAGCACAGATGAAAAGTGGTCAAATAGAGCTTGAAAAATATATCATCACAAAGAGTCTAACGAAAGCGCCAGAAGATTATCCAGATGCTAAAAACCAGCCTCATGTCCAG GTTGCTTTAAGACTGAAGCAAAATGGTTTCTCTGGATGCTCTGCAGGTGATACTGTTCCATATATTATCTGCTCGCAACAG GATTCAGATAATACACATTCTGGGGGAATTGCTCAAAGAGCTAGACATCCGGATGAGTTAAAACGAGACCCTAACAAGTGGATGATTGACATCGAGTACTATTTGTCACAGCAG ATTCATCCTGTCGTTTCTCGTCTGTGTGCTTCCATTGAGGGTACTAGCCCTGCCCGACTAGCTGAATGTCTTGGACTTGACTCATCGAAG TTCCAATCAAGATCAATCGGGTCTAGCAACGAGGATACGTCTACCATGCTCTTATCTGTaattgatgatgaagacgagaG ATATCGTGGCTGTGAGCCACTGCGTTTATCATGCCCAAGCTGTACCAATACCTTCGAGTGCCCCGCTGTGTCCAGTCTGATTGCTAGTTTATCAGATCCAAATGAAGGAAAAGATGCTACTGTGAATTTCTGGCGTCGGATGCGGTGCCCAAGATGTCCAGATGATACTGATGAGTGCAGAGTTTCTCCTGCTGTGCTTGCCAACCAG ATAAAAAGACAGGCTGATAATTTCATCAATCGGTATTACAAAGGTTTACTGATG TGCGATGACGAGGGTTGCAAATATTCAACTCACATTGTGAACCTTAGAGTGATGGGGGATTCTGAGAGAGGAACCATCTGCCCGAACTATCCACAATGCAACGGCCGTTTAGTAAGACAG TACACAGAGGCAGATCTATACAGGCAATTGTCCTACTTTTGCTATGTACTTGATGCAACCCGGTGTCTTGATAAG TTGGACCAGAAGATGCGGCTTCCTTTCGAGAAAGAGTTTGCAGTATTAAACCAAACAATAAGCTCGGCATTTCTGGAGATTCAGAGAATCCGAGACAGATGTGCTTTTGGATGGGTTCAATTGACAGATCTAGCAGTGTCAATCTGA